In Onychostoma macrolepis isolate SWU-2019 chromosome 04, ASM1243209v1, whole genome shotgun sequence, one DNA window encodes the following:
- the LOC131538617 gene encoding uncharacterized protein LOC131538617 isoform X1: MEKVTAIETKQALPLQTALISCPASTEKVPQPPTPCTITSTGSPVPLNLCVVKQPPPSTSQCHLTTTRVPVPLTPSANAPVSATLQPSAASGNPSQAIQTSSTSIQSDSHESQQEMNHKITLLLDLTKLLSNCTSETNQLSIENYSGHSHRRGTTCQQKKLEKVSKHVNNLQKSKGQTPCNWGGEECLGVLYTNG, encoded by the exons ATGGAGAAAGTCACAGCCATAGAAACAAAACAAG CCTTACCTCTCCAAACAGCCCTCATCAGTTGCCCAGCTTCTACTGAAAAGGTCCCCCAACCTCCCACCCCATGTACCATTACCTCCACTGGGTCCCCTGTACCCTTAAATCTCTGTGTTGTGAAGCAGCCACCACCATCAACCAGCCAGTGCCATCTAACTACCACCAGGGTGCCTGTTCCACTTACCCCCAGTGCCAATGCCCCAGTGTCTGCCACTCTGCAACCAAGTGCAGCGAGTGGAAACCCTTCACAAGCCATTCAAACGTCATCCACCTCCATCCAGTCAGACAGTCATGAATCACAACAAG AAATGAATCACAAAATAACATTACTACTGGACCTTACAAAACTCCTCAGCAACTGTACTTCAGAAACAAACCAGCTTTCTATCGAAAACTACAGCGGGCATTCTCACAGAAGGGGTACAACCTGTCAACAGAAAAAATTAGAAAAAGTTAGCAAACATGTTAACAACTTACAAAAGAGTAAAGGACAGACGCCGTGCAACTGGGGAGGGGAAGAATGCCTGGGAGTACTATACA CAAATGGATGA
- the LOC131538617 gene encoding uncharacterized protein LOC131538617 isoform X2: MEKVTAIETKQALISCPASTEKVPQPPTPCTITSTGSPVPLNLCVVKQPPPSTSQCHLTTTRVPVPLTPSANAPVSATLQPSAASGNPSQAIQTSSTSIQSDSHESQQEMNHKITLLLDLTKLLSNCTSETNQLSIENYSGHSHRRGTTCQQKKLEKVSKHVNNLQKSKGQTPCNWGGEECLGVLYTNG, translated from the exons ATGGAGAAAGTCACAGCCATAGAAACAAAACAAG CCCTCATCAGTTGCCCAGCTTCTACTGAAAAGGTCCCCCAACCTCCCACCCCATGTACCATTACCTCCACTGGGTCCCCTGTACCCTTAAATCTCTGTGTTGTGAAGCAGCCACCACCATCAACCAGCCAGTGCCATCTAACTACCACCAGGGTGCCTGTTCCACTTACCCCCAGTGCCAATGCCCCAGTGTCTGCCACTCTGCAACCAAGTGCAGCGAGTGGAAACCCTTCACAAGCCATTCAAACGTCATCCACCTCCATCCAGTCAGACAGTCATGAATCACAACAAG AAATGAATCACAAAATAACATTACTACTGGACCTTACAAAACTCCTCAGCAACTGTACTTCAGAAACAAACCAGCTTTCTATCGAAAACTACAGCGGGCATTCTCACAGAAGGGGTACAACCTGTCAACAGAAAAAATTAGAAAAAGTTAGCAAACATGTTAACAACTTACAAAAGAGTAAAGGACAGACGCCGTGCAACTGGGGAGGGGAAGAATGCCTGGGAGTACTATACA CAAATGGATGA